From Phycodurus eques isolate BA_2022a chromosome 20, UOR_Pequ_1.1, whole genome shotgun sequence, a single genomic window includes:
- the ubqln4 gene encoding ubiquilin-4 isoform X1, translating into MADQGAADPANNNNQADAAEGTIIKVTVKTPKDKEEIAIAEDSSVTQFKEEISRRFKAKQDQLVLIFAGKILKDGDSLSQHGIKDGLTVHLVIKTAQKVSDGGSTSASSSSPTPAGSTDASNPSTTPSSTAGSAPPPTQTPNLLSESVSFPVTASEEMHRCLHPHPPLFPAGGFGDLSNLAGLGMGTSNFMELQQQMQRQLMSNPEMLSQIMENPLVQNMMSNPDLMRQMIVSNPQMQQLMERNPEISHMLNNPELMRQTMELARNPAMMQEMMRNQDRALSNLESIPGGYNALRRMYTDIQEPMFSAAREQFGNNPFSALGGGSESGAQPSRTENREPLPNPWGPSNASNPAENGGGGGGGTASGTGAAAAGTNPTVSNPLGVNPSSLGNGMFNSPGMQSLLQQISENPQLMQNMLSAPYMRSMMQSLSQNPELASQVMMNNPLFAGNPQLQEQFRSQLPIFLQQMQNPDALSVMTNPRAMQALMQIQQGLQTLQTEAPGLMPSLMSSGLPGGIPGGIPGIPTGGSAPSENPASSPSSAGTPPNATQQQLMQQMLQMFAGGGVGGSAPNQTPEVRFQSQLDQLNAMGFINREANLQALIATGGDINAAIERLLGSQPS; encoded by the exons ATGGCTGACCAGGGCGCCGCAGATCCCgctaacaacaacaatcaaGCCGACGCCGCGGAGGGAACCATCATTAAGGTCACCGTAAAGACCCCCAAAGACAAGGAGGAAATCGCCATAGCAGAAGATTCGTCAGTCACGCAG TTCAAGGAGGAGATCTCCAGGCGCTTTAAAGCCAAGCAGGATCAGTTGGTTCTGATTTTTGCTGGCAAGATCCTGAAGGACGGCGACAGCCTTAGCCAGCACGGCATCAAGGATGGCCTGACTGTGCACCTGGTCATCAAGACGGCTCAGAA GGTCTCagatggaggcagcacttcagcCTCAAGCTCCTCGCCCACCCCTGCAGGAAGCACCGATGCCTCCAATCCAAGCACCACGCCTTCCTCCACGGCCGGCTCTGCCCCGCCGCCCACTCAGACGCCCAACCTACTGAGTGAGTCCGTCAGTTTCCCTGTGACCGCCTCAGAGGAAATGCACCGTTGCCTTCACCCGCATCCCCCTCTCTTTCCCGCAGGCGGTTTCGGCGACCTGTCCAACCTGGCGGGCCTAGGGATGGGCACGTCCAACTTCATGGAGCTGCAGCAGCAGATGCAGCGGCAGCTCATGTCCAACCCGGAGATGCTCTCGCAGATCATGGAGAACCCGCTGGTGCAGAACATGATGTCCAACCCGGACCTGATGCGGCAGATGATCGTGTCTAACCCCCAGATGCAGCAGCTGATGGAGCGCAACCCAGAGATCTCGCACATGCTCAACAACCCTGAGCTAATGAGACAG ACCATGGAGCTTGCTCGCAACCCGGCCATGATGCAGGAGATGATGCGCAACCAGGACCGGGCGCTCAGCAACTTGGAGAGCATCCCGGGTGGCTACAACGCCTTGCGCAGGATGTACACAGACATCCAGGAGCCAATGTTCAGCGCGGCCAGAGAGCAG TTTGGCAACAACCCCTTCTCAGCCCTCGGCGGCGGCTCCGAGTCGGGCGCCCAGCCGTCGCGGACGGAGAACCGCGAGCCCCTGCCCAACCCTTGGGGTCCGTCCAACGCCTCGAACCCCGCGGAGAacggcggtggcggcggcggcggcacggCGAGTGGAACCGGCGCCGCCGCCGCAGGCACCAACCCCACCGTGTCCAACCCGCTGGGCGTCAACCCCAGCAGTCTGGGAAACG GaatgttcaacagtccgggcaTGCAGAGCCTCTTGCAGCAGATCTCGGAAAACCCTCAGCTCATGCAGAACATGCTGTCCGCTCCCTACATGCGCAGCATGATGCAGTCGCTGTCTCAGAACCCAGAGTTGGCCTCCCAG GTTATGATGAATAATCCCTTATTTGCCGGAAACCCACAGCTGCAGGAACAGTTCAGGTCTCAGCTTCCCATCTTTCTGCAGCAG ATGCAGAACCCAGACGCGCTGTCAGTGATGACGAACCCGCGCGCCATGCAAGCGCTCATGCAGATCCAACAGGGCCTACAGACGCTGCAAACGGAAGCACCGGGCCTCATGCCCAG CTTGATGTCGAGCGGCCTTCCCGGAGGGATTCCTGGTGGAATCCCCGGCATCCCCACGGGCGGCAGCGCGCCCTCCGAGAACCCCGCGTCCTCGCCCAGTAGCGCCGGGACGCCGCCGAATGCCACTCAGCAGCAGCTGATGCAACAGATGCTCCAAATGTTCGCCGGAGGAGGCGTGGGAGGGAGCGCACCG AACCAGACCCCCGAGGTACGCTTCCAGTCCCAGCTGGACCAGCTGAACGCCATGGGCTTCATCAACCGCGAGGCCAACCTGCAGGCCCTCATCGCCACCGGAGGGGACATCAACGCCGCCATCGAGAGACTGTTGGGCTCGCAGCCCTCGTaa
- the ubqln4 gene encoding ubiquilin-4 isoform X2, translated as MADQGAADPANNNNQADAAEGTIIKVTVKTPKDKEEIAIAEDSSVTQFKEEISRRFKAKQDQLVLIFAGKILKDGDSLSQHGIKDGLTVHLVIKTAQKVSDGGSTSASSSSPTPAGSTDASNPSTTPSSTAGSAPPPTQTPNLLSGFGDLSNLAGLGMGTSNFMELQQQMQRQLMSNPEMLSQIMENPLVQNMMSNPDLMRQMIVSNPQMQQLMERNPEISHMLNNPELMRQTMELARNPAMMQEMMRNQDRALSNLESIPGGYNALRRMYTDIQEPMFSAAREQFGNNPFSALGGGSESGAQPSRTENREPLPNPWGPSNASNPAENGGGGGGGTASGTGAAAAGTNPTVSNPLGVNPSSLGNGMFNSPGMQSLLQQISENPQLMQNMLSAPYMRSMMQSLSQNPELASQVMMNNPLFAGNPQLQEQFRSQLPIFLQQMQNPDALSVMTNPRAMQALMQIQQGLQTLQTEAPGLMPSLMSSGLPGGIPGGIPGIPTGGSAPSENPASSPSSAGTPPNATQQQLMQQMLQMFAGGGVGGSAPNQTPEVRFQSQLDQLNAMGFINREANLQALIATGGDINAAIERLLGSQPS; from the exons ATGGCTGACCAGGGCGCCGCAGATCCCgctaacaacaacaatcaaGCCGACGCCGCGGAGGGAACCATCATTAAGGTCACCGTAAAGACCCCCAAAGACAAGGAGGAAATCGCCATAGCAGAAGATTCGTCAGTCACGCAG TTCAAGGAGGAGATCTCCAGGCGCTTTAAAGCCAAGCAGGATCAGTTGGTTCTGATTTTTGCTGGCAAGATCCTGAAGGACGGCGACAGCCTTAGCCAGCACGGCATCAAGGATGGCCTGACTGTGCACCTGGTCATCAAGACGGCTCAGAA GGTCTCagatggaggcagcacttcagcCTCAAGCTCCTCGCCCACCCCTGCAGGAAGCACCGATGCCTCCAATCCAAGCACCACGCCTTCCTCCACGGCCGGCTCTGCCCCGCCGCCCACTCAGACGCCCAACCTACTGA GCGGTTTCGGCGACCTGTCCAACCTGGCGGGCCTAGGGATGGGCACGTCCAACTTCATGGAGCTGCAGCAGCAGATGCAGCGGCAGCTCATGTCCAACCCGGAGATGCTCTCGCAGATCATGGAGAACCCGCTGGTGCAGAACATGATGTCCAACCCGGACCTGATGCGGCAGATGATCGTGTCTAACCCCCAGATGCAGCAGCTGATGGAGCGCAACCCAGAGATCTCGCACATGCTCAACAACCCTGAGCTAATGAGACAG ACCATGGAGCTTGCTCGCAACCCGGCCATGATGCAGGAGATGATGCGCAACCAGGACCGGGCGCTCAGCAACTTGGAGAGCATCCCGGGTGGCTACAACGCCTTGCGCAGGATGTACACAGACATCCAGGAGCCAATGTTCAGCGCGGCCAGAGAGCAG TTTGGCAACAACCCCTTCTCAGCCCTCGGCGGCGGCTCCGAGTCGGGCGCCCAGCCGTCGCGGACGGAGAACCGCGAGCCCCTGCCCAACCCTTGGGGTCCGTCCAACGCCTCGAACCCCGCGGAGAacggcggtggcggcggcggcggcacggCGAGTGGAACCGGCGCCGCCGCCGCAGGCACCAACCCCACCGTGTCCAACCCGCTGGGCGTCAACCCCAGCAGTCTGGGAAACG GaatgttcaacagtccgggcaTGCAGAGCCTCTTGCAGCAGATCTCGGAAAACCCTCAGCTCATGCAGAACATGCTGTCCGCTCCCTACATGCGCAGCATGATGCAGTCGCTGTCTCAGAACCCAGAGTTGGCCTCCCAG GTTATGATGAATAATCCCTTATTTGCCGGAAACCCACAGCTGCAGGAACAGTTCAGGTCTCAGCTTCCCATCTTTCTGCAGCAG ATGCAGAACCCAGACGCGCTGTCAGTGATGACGAACCCGCGCGCCATGCAAGCGCTCATGCAGATCCAACAGGGCCTACAGACGCTGCAAACGGAAGCACCGGGCCTCATGCCCAG CTTGATGTCGAGCGGCCTTCCCGGAGGGATTCCTGGTGGAATCCCCGGCATCCCCACGGGCGGCAGCGCGCCCTCCGAGAACCCCGCGTCCTCGCCCAGTAGCGCCGGGACGCCGCCGAATGCCACTCAGCAGCAGCTGATGCAACAGATGCTCCAAATGTTCGCCGGAGGAGGCGTGGGAGGGAGCGCACCG AACCAGACCCCCGAGGTACGCTTCCAGTCCCAGCTGGACCAGCTGAACGCCATGGGCTTCATCAACCGCGAGGCCAACCTGCAGGCCCTCATCGCCACCGGAGGGGACATCAACGCCGCCATCGAGAGACTGTTGGGCTCGCAGCCCTCGTaa